Within Wyeomyia smithii strain HCP4-BCI-WySm-NY-G18 chromosome 2, ASM2978416v1, whole genome shotgun sequence, the genomic segment CTTCCTTGGCCAGTTCGGCGTCACGTTCTTCAATAATCTTCTGCAAATTGCGCCAGGTGTCCTCGAGGGCTTCCATCGTAAACCAGGTGTACGGATTTGGTCCAACGTTGAAACTCTTGATCTTCCGGTCCAAATCGGCCAACGCTTGGAAGTCGAACTGGGCAGACGACAGCGAAGCTTGGAACTGGGCATGCGCCGCTCGAAGCGCCGTAATCTCCTCGATCGAATTGCAACGGACCGGATCAGTCAGATCCTCTTCAGCGTTCTCGAACCAGGAGTTGAAAGCGGAAGCCTTCTTGGCAAACGTCAAATACAGGTCCTCGATTTGACGGAACTGCTCTTGCATGGCCAGTAGTCGGTACTTGCGGGCTTCCGAGTCGGCACGCAGCTTCTGCCAACGAGTTAGCACGTCCTCATGACGTTTCAAAATAGCAGCCGATTGGGCGTGATTAGCGTTGATTAGTTGATCCTTCAAAGCTGTGATGTTATGAATACCTTCCTGTTCAAATGCAGAGAGACCTATTCAAAGgaaaagaaatgttttttttttacaaatatagcataaaaatttatttgtcaCACATACCCGCATCAAATGTCTCCTGTTTGGTCAGCAAGGTCTGCACAGTGGATAAATCACGTCCGAACTCCTCCGACTTGACGTGATTCTCCTTGTCGGCAATCCAACTCTCAACGACATCGGCCTTCCACATGAACTGCAAGTAAGCAAAGTTATCCAACAGGGCGTTTTTGCGGCGTGTTGCCAAAGCCTGCAGATTCTCCAACTTCTTATCCAGCTGGGCACAGCGCTGCGAAATACTCTCCCCATGGTGGTTGTTGTTGGTAACCAGAGTTTGTCCATTATCGCGAATGTCCGAGCAACGATCGCGATGTGCAGCAAAATCGGTTTCGAAAGCATCATGCTTCTTAAGCAAACCTTGAACAGCGGCCATAGAGTCACCATAGTCTTCAACCGACAACAGTTGTTGCTTCTCGGTAATCCAAGCCTCCTCTTCTTCCACCTTAGCCAAGAACTGTTGATAGATCAGTGACTCATCCAGCTTCTGACCACGGGTAGCAGCCAATCCCTTCAACTCTGCCCAAGCCTGATTCAAAGCCTTCAATCGCTGTTCAATCTCCGGCACACCGAGATTAGACACATCCATCAGCTTCTCGCCGGCTTCCTGAACGGCCTGAATAGCCGGCTCGTGCGAAGCCAACTCCGCCTCCAAACGCTTGTGCTTCTTCTTCAGGTTCTGAACACCCGTTAAATCACGACCATAATCATCGGAACCTACCAGCAGTTTCTTTTCCTTGATCCAAGACTCTTCGTCAGCAATGTCACGGAAGAATTGATGCAAAGTGTTGGCCTCATTCAAACGAGCTTGACGATGGGCGGCTAAATTACAGATACGTTCATAACGCTCGTTGATGGACTGTCGTTTCTCCTGAATACCGGCACTGTCGAACTGTCCGCTCTCGACCAACGAATCAGCCTGTGCATTCATATCCTTGATACGATCTTCATGAGCATGGATATCCGCCTCAACCAGCTGATGTTTCTTCATTAGATTTTGAACGGAAGCCAAATCCTTGCCAGCATCCTCTGAAGTCAACAAGCTCTCAACCTCACCCAGCCAAAAGTCCAAATCCTTAACAGCCGCAATATATGTACGCTGCTTGTTGGCTTCCTTCAGCTTCAGGGACTTTTCAGTCGTTTTTTGGGTTAGATATTCCCACTGATCAGCGATCTGAGTCAAACGCTTCTGTACAGCATCCTCGGAACCACTGCACTGATTTTTGTCGATCAAATTACTTCCCATAGCCAGCACGCTTGAAATACGATCAGCATTGGCGGCCAGCTCGGCTTCGAAAGCCTGGTGCTTCTGATGCTTCGATTGAATGTTGGCCGGATCTTTATAGCTTTCCTCGGTGGCCAGCTGCAGCTTCTCGGCGATCCAATTTTCGATTTCATCCGCATCTCGCGAGAACTGTTGTAGTGTCTGCTCGTCGCCAAGCCGCGAGCGCTTTTCGATCAAATCCTCCTTCAAGTGACGCCAGCGATCTAGCACTTCCGAGCGCTTATCATCGATCAACTTACCAGCATAGTGCTCCTGTGCAATCAATTGATCAGCTAGTACCTGCAGAGCAGCAATCTTCTCCTCATGCCCGTTGATAGCTTTGTCGAAATCTTCGTGCTTTTTAATCAATGCCTCCACATTGTCTCCCTTGGAGTCGACCTCCTCAGCATTCAGGAACGCCTCACGAGCGCTCATCCAGTTCTCCGCCTGTTCGCAGTCACGCAGATACAGCTGCAAATCTAGATTCTGGTCCAGCTGCAGCCGACGGGCAGTCCAGGCTCGTTCCAGTTCCTCGCGGGCCTTGGCcagattttcgatcttttcctGAATTTCCGGTGATGCATAATGGTTTGCCTGCAGCAACTCGGTTCCGAACTGTTCGAAGGCGGCAAATGTTCCGGCACGGGCATCGACCTCGGTGCGGTGTTCCTGTGTTGGTTTTTAACAACCACGGCGTACGTAAAAGTAAACATAAAAGCAAGGACggtaacgaaacaaaaaaagcgatattaatctGCTGGCTGGAATCGTTGGGCTTATAGAACAGAATGGAACGAAGGTTAACTTTATCTTTCCCATGGTAGTGTTGAAAATGCAGAACAATACTAGGGTGGTTATTAAAAGTTACGAATCATCAGCGCTACCATGGCAAAGATAGTAGTAAGACTACGTACTGTTCGGCTGAACCGAACCCCGTTAGGAACGAATGTGATTTAAAGTTATGTACGTGGTTTTATGGCAGAAGACAATGGAAACTGTAaacaaatacacacacacaaaatcaAAGAAGCATGGAATAAGCGACGACGTTAGAGAAACAATGACAATAGATAAAACAAGTACGAGTTAAGCTGATCGTCAGTCGATGTAAAAATGGTAATAATATTGGGTTAAAAGTGGAGTGTTTTTTCCCTGGGTGTACGAATGCCTAATCCTCGCCCAAACCTTCTTTCAGAGTATGAACCTATTTTAAATTTCACAGTAAAATGATATCATCATGAAGTTAGCAAGTACAAAACGTGAGGTTTACACGAACGTTTATACTGGTATACTTTTTAGGCTCGTTCAAGACCTATTCTTCAGTTTTAGTGAAACGTTGTGAGTTGGGTAATATTTAAGCAACTCTGCATACTTgattttacaataaaaaaactcacaaagtttcattgacaTCTGGCAGGTTGTTGGTGAATTAGTGTAAAACGCCTCTTTTCGAAACTGATAAATATCTAAACTGCATGGTCAACAACGAAACAGAGACTAACTTCTGTCAGTtttaaacaatatttcaacgctcactttattttcaatgaaAACTGATTTGAAATAAAACATTATTAAAACATTATAACAACTAAATTGAAACAATTACATAGTTCTATCTTAATTCAGAGAAAGAAAAATcgcattttgacgtagaactacgtttttctttagcctaccacatagggatgtaaataggaaaactattaccgaaaagggaacgaaatatgtccctttttaaatgcttataaatcggtttatAAATCGGTATAGCAATTGTttagaaaattatacacgcatccaccaaaatgtagaaaattgttgattgattatgcaaactattgtactattggtaattgtcaagccttgtttaaacaaaaattacgtcctctgattggtcgttatatgattgcttcccaagcacggtcgacagaatctataccttgcaattggaaacatgctatttcgcctatataagagcctgtttcagccgaagccgctcataatagttctagacagcgacaacagcagtcgtcctcccgcagcagcagcactagccctctggttggtcaccacgtctcaggagcagcacggttcttctcagcgtgcctcgccagactgcctttattcccccgtgttagggcagcatgaagatcgtcatcaccaaatccaattttgaacagcaaaatgccttttttcaaggcaaataaacaagtcattgaaagttaataatttttgacaacgtaagcaagcattctgtgcggactctaacagttacatctgtcgcggctgtctaatttacagaaggtgaaatagcttccacagtgcatgttgtccgtgtatcttaactcccccactgttggggcacaaaggttccgatcagcaaccgattttgaacagcaaaatgccttttttcaaggcaaataaacaagtatttgaagggtgaaaatttcctagcatcaacacaagcaaacattcttcgcaaGCAAACACAagcaacacaagcaaacattcttccctagcaatcaaattctgttgtagtttatttagttaatacccccactgttgggacagcacaaaggctgcgatcaacataaccgattttgaataacaaactgccctgttagaacgcattcacaaaggcagttaattcgaatatgcagagctaatatgaagtcgattcattcaatcagcattaacagaatttcgtcgtctcccagctgccaagttgcaacatgatgcaacccgcaacaacgagcaaacgaaatcgcttgatgttacaaaccgcaataaaatacgggttaaaactgttgcgtgtgtaagagcaccatcggtgtttattcgctggaaacaaatatcgaatgcgaattgtggaataattcgcctaaagaatatcagagaattaaacaactgaacagaagggcgtggcctattacgtagcacccttcggctataaaagagtgtttttgggaaaactagctacattcattagtcggaaggtgagctggatggaccgtccacaacgttgacagcagtagaagcagatacagcactcagaagtaacagcgggttgcgcctgtggctgccttcaaattaaataaatcacttgcgctgtggttggtcaccacgtctcaggagcagcgcgtttcttctcagcgtgcctcgccagactgccattactcccccactgttggggcagcataaagattgccatcagctaatccaattttgaacagcaaaatgccttttgcaaggcaaataaacaagtcattgaaagttaataatttttgacaactcaagggagcaatctgtgctggatagtagcaatttaaatctgtagcagccgtctaatttacagaatgtgaaacagcttttacagctcatgttttcagtgtctttattaccccactgttgaggcagcacaaagcaagcattagtagactttgactcattaatgaaacacctacaacaatgcatttgttaatagtgtgcgtagttctacgtcagttatgcggtcgtgtcttggatacaacctcctactttttttcccGTTACCATGTTATGCATTTCaaagcagaaaaaatataagcttCACTACATTGACGAGAATCATTGGACAAGTTTTAATCACACACAACATGGCGAAGACATGACACAGTGTAAATGAGAAAGTGTAGTGTCAGTAAATTACGAACGAGTAAAGTTTCGCTTCCGCTCGGTTAGCACACTAGAACAAAgattttaaaaaatacaaaaattaaaacaaaaaaggcatttagaaaaaaaatttagccaGCCAATCATCAATCGTAAAAAAACGTAACTGAACCTGAAACAGATCGTTCAATTTTGCAACTTAAAACATTATAAACGAGTTTTTTTACTTGCGCCAATTGTGAAAGacgaaaattaaaatgaaacaaatgatATATCGGATTAGAAAATAAAGGCTTCGAAGCGTTTTCAGTGTTAATTACAACAAAGTATtaagataaaaaaatagtttggaTTGAAAGCGCTTAGCTTTAATCTTTACTCGAACTCTATACCTGTGGGATACCGTAACGAAAATCAATTTCAGCACGATGGTTCTAAAGGGAAATCAAAAAGGGATAATTTAGAATGTTGGTtcgaatttgtttattttctaaattttaaggagaaaagacaaaaaacagAAGTTATCCACTAATGTCTAGCAGACACATAAACAGTCTGTGAAACAAAGTATTGTGTTCTGTTTCTGTGTGAATCTGGACAAAACAGAAAACTTATGAAGTGCACAGTACAATGGTATGGAAACACTGACAAGAGAAAAATTTCTGTAAGACATCTTTACGAATGAAACAAATGGAAACAGTAGAAAGAAACGATCAACAATCAACTCACCTGATGTCTCTCAATCAACGCCTCCGCCCCGGTGACATCGTTGGCCAACTCCTCGGACGTGACCAGACCCATCATCGAGCTGATCCAAGCCATCAGGTCGCGATAATCGCTGGAGAAACGCTGCAGATCATACGAATCCAACAACTTTTCCTTGCGCTGCTGAGCCTTCGCCACCACCTGCTGCCACTCCTCATTGATTTCTTTCTGCTTGGCGTAGGTTTGTTCGGCCGTATCCGGATGCGACTGCATCAAGCGATTAGCGGTTTCGTCCAGCTGGCGAATTTTATCACGCAGTGCAGCCAAGTCGCGCTCCAATCCCTCATGTTTGCGTTGAAGAGTCTGCACACCGCGCAGATCCTTACCCAAGTCATCGTTGGTTAGAGCATTGTCCTTTTCGGCGATCCAGTCCTTGGTTTCATCGACATCCCGATGGAAACGTTGAACTTCATGAGCAGAGCCCAACTGGCTGGCCCGTTCCTGAGTGATAGTCTGCAGAGTTGCCCATTCTTCGTTCAGGGTTTGAATTTGCGTTTTGATTTTCAGCGCAGCTTCAGTTTGACCGAGAGAGGTTAACTGAACGGCAATCTCGTTCAACTTGGCCAAGCGCACCTCATTGGCTTTCAGATCATCGTTGAAGTCATCGAACTTCTTCTGCATGACCTCGACCTCTTCCAAATCTTCACCGACATCCTTGATCTGGGCGTGACTTTCCTTGTCCTTGATCCAAGCGGACAAATCAGCCGCCTCACGAACCAAAACGTACGCTTTAACGGTTtcattcagcttgttttgacgCTCACGAGCCAATGCCAGCAGGTTATCATACTGGCTATTGATCTGCGATTGCCTTTTAGCAATCGAGTGACCGTCGACCAAATTTTGCTGACTGGCAGACAGTCCAGGATCAATCTTCTTGATGTACGCAGCCGGAACAAAGCCCTGTCGATCGTTTACCTCTACCTTCCACCAATCCTTATTGTTCGAGTTCAACAAGGTGAGAACATCGCCCTTCTTCATGGAAACCTCCCGAGGAGATTTCTCAGAATAATCGTACAGGGCTATGACGCACTCCTTTCCGGTAATGTCCACCACTGGTGTCTCCTGTTGGCGGCAGTTTTTAGCCTGCTCCTGTAGAGCCTGAATTGTGTTACCAAAAGCTTCCAAATCCGAAACCAGCGCTTCGTGTTTCTTCAACAAAGCTTCCGATGAATCTTCGTCCTTACCATAGTCCTGATTCGAAACAATCGGCTCTTTCTCACGCATCCACGATTCGGCTTCGTTAGCGTCGGCAAAATATTGATGGGCTTGTAAGGAATCCTCCAAATCCTGCTTACGCTGATTCGATTTTTCCTTTAATGAATTCCATTGATCTTTCAGCGCATCCAGACGCATTTTAATGTCATCAGTACTGAACGGTAGTTCAGTCAGCATCTGTTCGCCATTTCCAATCACCGCGACAACACGATTCTCGTGATTGTTGATCTCGGCAAGTACGGCCTGGTGTTTCTTGATCAGATTTTGGACACCAATCAAATCACGACCACGGTTAGTCGACGCTGCAACCGGTTCTTTCTCTCTGATCCAGGCGGCTTCGTCTTCCAAATCACGGAAAAGCTGCTGTACCTGCAACGAATCCAGCAGACGCTGTTTGCGCTCAGACATCGGAGAAGCCAATGCTCCGTACCGTTTCGACAGTGCTGATTCTTTGTTGCGAATGTTGTCCGCATCAAAATGACCACTTTCGACGAATTTGTTGGCGGCAACCTTGATCCCCTCGATACGATCCTGATGGGCCATCACGTCAGCCTCCAACAGGGCGTGCTTCTTCTGGAGGTTTTGCACACTCGTTAAATCTTTTCCATAATCTTCAGACATTAGCTGACCTTCAACTTCACTGAGCCACAGCTCAATATCTTCTACGGTACGATTAAACTGCTGTTGCTGCGatgcttcctgcaacttgcaaCCCTTCTTGTCCGAGGCTTGAACCAATGACTCCCATAAAGTTACGATTTCCTGCATACGCGAGTTGATTTGGTCTGCCGCGTAATGTTGCTTCTCGACAAGATTTTGACCGTTAGTCGTGATGTCTTCAATGCGACTCTTATTGGCAGTAAGCTCGTGCTCGAAGTTGGTGTGTTTCTGAACCTTTCCGTTCAGATTAGTCGGATCCAGATAGCTATCATCGGTGGCAAACTTGAGTTTCTCACTGATCCAGCCTTTGGTTTCGTCGCAATCACGCTCGAACTGCTGCAGTGCACTTGAATCCTCCAGTAATTGGCGGCGAATAGAGGATTTCTCCAGCAGAGCTGAGCGGCGAGCAAGGAGCATCGAACGACGCTGAGCAACATCATCGGCTGCGTAGTGCTGGCCGTCAATCAATTTAGTCGCGAAGACATCCAACGCCTTGATTTTCTCCTCCTGGGCAGCCAGACTCTTCTCGAAGTCTTCGTGTTTTTTGATCAGCGCTTCAACCGAATCCAGTGAGTCTCCCAAGTCTTCGTTGGCCAGGAAAGCTTCCTGCTTGGCCATCCAGGTGTCGGCCTGCTCGGTGTCACGGTAAAATAGCTGCAAGTCCATGCATTGCTCGTACAAAATGCGACGATCTTCCCACAGCGACAGCAACGAACTTTTATCGCTTTCCAAAGCCGCTAGTTTTTCTTGAACTTCTGCAGCCGCATAATGCTCACGTTCCAACAGCTGACGTCCTGCTTCGGTTGTTACTTTGAAGCTATCCACACGAGCATCGATTTCACCCTTATGTTCCTGGTGTCGTTCCAATAAAGCTTCCgcgccggctacgtccttaGCCAGTTCATCAGCCGAAATGATAGCTTTCATTCCGATGATCCACGATACCAGATCGCGGTAATCAGCTAAGAAACGATGCAAGAAATACGATTCGTCCAGTTTTTGTTTGCGTTCCTTAGCCTTCGCGGTCAGTGATTGCCAGTAGGCAGCGATTTCCGCTTGCTTCTCACGGATCTGATCACTATGATCGGCATGAATGCTGCACAATCGACCAGCTTCGGCACCCAAGGTTGCAACCTTATCCTCCAAAGCAGCGAGATCGCGCTCAACACCCTCATGTTTACGCTGGAGTGCCTGGACACTAGCCAAGTCGCGACCATAATCATCGGATGACAAAACAACGTCCTTTTCAGCGATCCAAGCGACAGTTTCGTCAGCGTCACGGTTAAAGCGCTGAATCTCATGGGCTCCGAAAAGTTTCTCCTGGCGCAAAATAGCCAACTGCTTCAAGCGCTGCCAAGCCTCATTCAGCTCCTCCTTCTTGCGAGTGATGGTCTCACGCTCCGGATGACCGTTGGATAACAACTTATCAGCCAACTCGTTCACTTCAGTAACGCGATACTCCTGTGAAGCCATGTCCTTTTGGAACTCGTCGAACTTTCTCTGCAACACTTCGACATGCTCCAGATCCTGACCGAACTCATCGGCCGTAACGAATGCCTCTTTGTCCTTGATCCAGAACATTACCTCTTCACAGTGGCGCAAAAACTGCACCAACACCAACGCCTGCTGTAGCTTCATGCCCTTTTCGGCAAGCCGCGATAGCAGCAGTTCCCAAAGGCGATGCAACTCGTCCAGCCGACGCTGGATGATGTCCGATGCGAAGTGCTGTTGGTTGATCATCTCTTGGCCGGTATTGTCCAGCATCACAATCGCGTTGCTGTGAGCCGACACTTCAGCCTCGAAAGCCTGATGCTTTTGGATCTTGGCCTGCAGATTTGTCGGATCGCGGTAGCTCTCCTCGGAAGCGGCCTGTAGTTTCTCGTGGATCCAGCTTTCCAGCTCGTCCGAATCGCGCTTAAAGTATTGGAAACGACGCGAGTCCTCCAACTTCTCGCGCTTATGGCGCGTTTCCACTTTAAACTCATTGTAGCGGTTGAGCACCTGCTCACGCCGCTCCTGGATATCCTCGGCACTCTCGAGGATCTTTACCTCCTTCGGGGTAAATTGTTCCATTGTAATGCTGTTAGTAGATATCGACAGTCGATGGTTAACGTTGTATTAATTTTTAGCCTGCGAAAAGAAAATGAAACTGATAAGGTAACCTGCTGCTTGATAACGAATACCATTTCCGTGGTTAACGGAATTTGTGATTGCGCAACCGTATACATACCTCTCGTTTTTACTAGTTTTCAACTTTATCTGCAGCTGGGTTCCCCCCTTTGTCGTCCTCTCCTCCTGTAGTATATACTGTCTTTTCCGAACGGTTTCAATTACGCTTCCCGTGTGCTCGTAGACTCTCCTATATAATCAACCCTGTGGGCGTGCATAGAAACGTTAGCAATGTGTGCGGTATCTTCGATTTGCAAAGTGAGCATGTGTGGCTTTGAATCACTGGTGCGCGGGTAGGCCAAATTGAAACTCGATAGTatttatatatctatatattttctttttttttcctttgagtCACTTCGAATTATGTGTTTGCTGCTTGCTGTTCGCCTCAATGCACTAGATGTACCGAATGCTTGTtaaaaaagaattcaaaaataGGTTTTCTCAATATCCAAAAAATAAAAGTTCAGTCTACCAATTATGACGTCAGATAAAATCGTCAAATCTGAGgcttgtttaatttaatttcacAAATCTGAACAAAAGCTTTTCGGAAAAACAGAAAGCTGATGGTTTTATCTATATCAAACTTTATTGACAAATATGGTATATATTTTTAATCAGTGGTTTAGGGTTTATATATTTGTttctgttgaatatatttcatttctttttttttttttttttcaatatatcagCATCTGAGAACTTATCGTAAACTATTATTACTGCaaaatttcacattcagtagTTAGCTTTTGTCACTACACTATTTGTGTTTTCGGTGTGTTTCATCAACTCTATAGTTGTATCATGTGTTCAATAAAAACGACTTTATTTTCATCTATGCATCACGATTTCGTCTAGTTTCTAGGTTTTGGATTTCATTCTACATtctagtttttttctttttcctagGAGGCAAACCGGATTCCGTTCACAACTATCAAATCTCACTAAGGTCTCTGCTGCCACTTCAGATTAAGTTTCATCTGTAAACGCTAcggtttttcttttttctaacgCGTCCGCGTGCTGTATTGGCTGgcttatctttttttttattgattaacTGTATGTGTAGTTTGACTCTAGTCTATTTTTGATTCCTTGTATGTACTTCACTATACATAGTTCAAAAATGGTAGGGTTTAAGTTTAGTTTTAAGTAAATTCCATTATGATTCTCTATAGAACTGATTGCCACAAACAAAATGATTGTGGCAGCTAATTGAATCATACAAGAGTTAATGAATCATTCAAGAGTCCAAACCCATACATAAAACGTTTCATGAGATGcgagtgaaatttaaaaatgagACCTAGTCCTACGTCAGAAACGATAATCCGGTCAATCGGAATTCGAgcgcaaaaaattaaattatcattttaacaattttaaaattattccaGTTTGTTCAACTGGTCTTAAACATCTGAATAAGTGCAACAGTCACCCCAACCCTCTCTTTCTGTACTACGCATTGCTTTGCTGCAGCTACGAAGAGGCGAAAATACGCCGGCGCCGTGTCGAAACTTCGACCTCGTTCTATCACTCAAAGATATCGAACCGATAACTTGATAAACTATTAGGCATCCGGAAACTATATTACAGCCGCAAAACTGAGCGTAGATTTATACAACTAAACAAACCAATGGCAtcatcatatatatatatttttacacgCATTCGAATATGTACAAACATCAACTAATTTTCGAAACTACCTCGGCTAACTAATGGACCTTTTGTTTTATAGCTAAAAACTCACGACGAGTAGTAGTTCGACATACAACAACACaacgaacaaaataaaaattattttcaacatacaAAATCATACTTTTCCCCTTCCTCCTTACTTCTCGGTTTATCTCTAAAACTACAACAAAACCAACGTCTCTGTGCTTAGGTCGAGCTCTTCCGCTCCGGACAACGGGTCTGTACGATGCGACCCTTCCGCGGCACCATATTACCGTCCTCATCTTCCTCGAAACTGCTACCAGCGGACTTGGTGCTCAACTCTTCCCCTGCCTGGCCATGATGAGCCGTATGTAGCACTATACCCGGATGGTTTTCCGATTGGGCATGAATCTCGTGTATTTCACCCGGAGTCAAGCTGGCAAGCGCTGCCAATAGATCGTGATTTACCAAAGGTTCATTTTCTTCGGCCGGTTCCCAGCCGGCCGGTGGGGAAGCGGGCGGTGAAATGAGAAACTGCCTGAACGGTTTGGGTGGCTTCAGGTTGGGATTTGAAACCGGCGTCACCGGTTGAGCCAAATAGCAGCTTATGATTGATTTCCCGAATGGATACTGATGCAGTTGAATGCGAGCGTTCGCGGCGGCAATCGCTGAGTCATAGTTGACCCGCAGCCGACGGAAACTTTTCAGCCACTGAAACGTCGCGGTGTCGGAGAAAGTCTTGAACAGTTCTTCCATACGGGCTTTTAGCTCTTCACTGGCAAACACCTCCGAGTGGATGTTGGTGACGATAATTGA encodes:
- the LOC129723787 gene encoding spectrin alpha chain isoform X1, translated to MEQFTPKEVKILESAEDIQERREQVLNRYNEFKVETRHKREKLEDSRRFQYFKRDSDELESWIHEKLQAASEESYRDPTNLQAKIQKHQAFEAEVSAHSNAIVMLDNTGQEMINQQHFASDIIQRRLDELHRLWELLLSRLAEKGMKLQQALVLVQFLRHCEEVMFWIKDKEAFVTADEFGQDLEHVEVLQRKFDEFQKDMASQEYRVTEVNELADKLLSNGHPERETITRKKEELNEAWQRLKQLAILRQEKLFGAHEIQRFNRDADETVAWIAEKDVVLSSDDYGRDLASVQALQRKHEGVERDLAALEDKVATLGAEAGRLCSIHADHSDQIREKQAEIAAYWQSLTAKAKERKQKLDESYFLHRFLADYRDLVSWIIGMKAIISADELAKDVAGAEALLERHQEHKGEIDARVDSFKVTTEAGRQLLEREHYAAAEVQEKLAALESDKSSLLSLWEDRRILYEQCMDLQLFYRDTEQADTWMAKQEAFLANEDLGDSLDSVEALIKKHEDFEKSLAAQEEKIKALDVFATKLIDGQHYAADDVAQRRSMLLARRSALLEKSSIRRQLLEDSSALQQFERDCDETKGWISEKLKFATDDSYLDPTNLNGKVQKHTNFEHELTANKSRIEDITTNGQNLVEKQHYAADQINSRMQEIVTLWESLVQASDKKGCKLQEASQQQQFNRTVEDIELWLSEVEGQLMSEDYGKDLTSVQNLQKKHALLEADVMAHQDRIEGIKVAANKFVESGHFDADNIRNKESALSKRYGALASPMSERKQRLLDSLQVQQLFRDLEDEAAWIREKEPVAASTNRGRDLIGVQNLIKKHQAVLAEINNHENRVVAVIGNGEQMLTELPFSTDDIKMRLDALKDQWNSLKEKSNQRKQDLEDSLQAHQYFADANEAESWMREKEPIVSNQDYGKDEDSSEALLKKHEALVSDLEAFGNTIQALQEQAKNCRQQETPVVDITGKECVIALYDYSEKSPREVSMKKGDVLTLLNSNNKDWWKVEVNDRQGFVPAAYIKKIDPGLSASQQNLVDGHSIAKRQSQINSQYDNLLALARERQNKLNETVKAYVLVREAADLSAWIKDKESHAQIKDVGEDLEEVEVMQKKFDDFNDDLKANEVRLAKLNEIAVQLTSLGQTEAALKIKTQIQTLNEEWATLQTITQERASQLGSAHEVQRFHRDVDETKDWIAEKDNALTNDDLGKDLRGVQTLQRKHEGLERDLAALRDKIRQLDETANRLMQSHPDTAEQTYAKQKEINEEWQQVVAKAQQRKEKLLDSYDLQRFSSDYRDLMAWISSMMGLVTSEELANDVTGAEALIERHQNHRAEIDFRYGIPQEHRTEVDARAGTFAAFEQFGTELLQANHYASPEIQEKIENLAKAREELERAWTARRLQLDQNLDLQLYLRDCEQAENWMSAREAFLNAEEVDSKGDNVEALIKKHEDFDKAINGHEEKIAALQVLADQLIAQEHYAGKLIDDKRSEVLDRWRHLKEDLIEKRSRLGDEQTLQQFSRDADEIENWIAEKLQLATEESYKDPANIQSKHQKHQAFEAELAANADRISSVLAMGSNLIDKNQCSGSEDAVQKRLTQIADQWEYLTQKTTEKSLKLKEANKQRTYIAAVKDLDFWLGEVESLLTSEDAGKDLASVQNLMKKHQLVEADIHAHEDRIKDMNAQADSLVESGQFDSAGIQEKRQSINERYERICNLAAHRQARLNEANTLHQFFRDIADEESWIKEKKLLVGSDDYGRDLTGVQNLKKKHKRLEAELASHEPAIQAVQEAGEKLMDVSNLGVPEIEQRLKALNQAWAELKGLAATRGQKLDESLIYQQFLAKVEEEEAWITEKQQLLSVEDYGDSMAAVQGLLKKHDAFETDFAAHRDRCSDIRDNGQTLVTNNNHHGESISQRCAQLDKKLENLQALATRRKNALLDNFAYLQFMWKADVVESWIADKENHVKSEEFGRDLSTVQTLLTKQETFDAGLSAFEQEGIHNITALKDQLINANHAQSAAILKRHEDVLTRWQKLRADSEARKYRLLAMQEQFRQIEDLYLTFAKKASAFNSWFENAEEDLTDPVRCNSIEEITALRAAHAQFQASLSSAQFDFQALADLDRKIKSFNVGPNPYTWFTMEALEDTWRNLQKIIEERDAELAKEVHRQEENDKLRKEFAKHANLFHQWLTETRYNILGWDKYGTSLMEGSGSLEEQFEALCHKANEIRARRGDLKKIEELGATLEEHLILDNRYTEHSTVGLAQQWDQLDQLAMRMQHNLKQQIQARNQSGVSEDSLKEFSMMFKHFDKDKSGKLNHQEFKSCLRALGYDLPMVEEGQPDPEFEEILNVVDPNRDGQVSLQEYIAFMISKETENVQSYEEIENAFRAITASDRPYVTKDELYSNLTKDMADYCAQRMKPYNDPKTGHPITGALDYVEFTRTLFQN